The proteins below come from a single Pleuronectes platessa chromosome 3, fPlePla1.1, whole genome shotgun sequence genomic window:
- the gpank1 gene encoding G patch domain and ankyrin repeat-containing protein 1, with translation MATFGFTPASEQDFFCAETMGQSSSKTNCVITGEEARQFYENLTKEGARGKEASKSVRRQTRESNRRARRRDRAAETHQNQQTSSRVERQTGRGSGDSHRRETPSSSNSEGSTELLGLRFLRCANEGDVPALRDLLSRGVDINFQDSYFWTAMMCASWSGQRAAVRLLLTQGAAWVGVVDTRGRDAKDLAMEAGHRDVLEELASYGRSAQEDTELGGSSFQAQWCDVCCNQYSSSLSSHLSSTLHQFSVRHPPPTPLYCLPASSNSYKMMLRCGWKPGSGLGPEGEGPQQPVPTVLKRDHEGLGFGHMRRAKVTHFQARDRDAIKPPFKHLQERKEKGRRKEESSRKEQRDKEWEKDFRASFNY, from the exons ATGGCTACTTTCGGGTTCACTCCTGCCAGTGAGCAGGATTTCTTCTGCGCTGAGACGATGGGTCAGTCCAGCTCTAAAACGAACTGTGTGATCACCGGGGAAGAGGCCAGGCAGTTCTACGAGAACTTAACCAAAGAAGGTGCTCGAGGAAAAGAAGCATCAAAGAGTGTCCGCAGACAAACCCGAGAGTCCAACAGAAGAGCCCGGAGGAGAGACAGGGCTGCGGAGACGCATCAGAACCAACAAACCAGTTCAAGAGTGGAAAGACAGACtgggagaggaagtggagactccCACAGGAGAGAGACGCCATCGAGCAGCAACTCAGAGGGATCCACGGAGCTCCTGGGACTCAGGTTCCTGCGCTGTGCCAACGAGGGGGACGTCCCTGCCCTCAGAGACCTGCTCTCCAGGGGGGTGGACATAAACTTCCAG GATTCGTACTTCTGGACGGCGATGATGTGTGCGAGCTGGTCTGGACAGAGAGCTGCGgtgaggctgctgctgacacAGGGAGCCGCCTGGGTGGGGGTGGTCGACACACGGGGAAGGGATGCCAAAGACCTGGCAATGGAAG CTGGCCACCGTGACGTGCTAGAGGAGTTGGCGAGCTACGGGAGAAGTGCTCAGGAAGACACTGAGTTGGGTGGCAG TTCCTTTCAGGCTCAGTGGTGTGACGTGTGTTGCAACCAGTACAGCAGCAGCCTGTCgtctcatctctcctccactctgcacCAGTTCAGTGTGCGGCAtcctccccccaccccactcTACTGTCTCCCCGCCTCCAGCAACAGCTACAAGATGATGCTCCGCTGTGGCTGGAAACCAGGGTCAGGACTGGGCCCAGAGGGGGAGGGGCCCCAGCAGCCAGTGCCAACTGTGCTGAAGAGGGACCATGAAGGTCTGGGCTTCGGACACATGAGAAGAGCCAAAGTTACACACTTCCAAGCCCGGGACCGTGACGCTATCAAACCACCATTCAAGCATCtacaggagagaaaagaaaaagggaggaggaaggaagaaagtAGCAGAAAAGAGCAAAGGGATAAAGAGTGGGAGAAAGATTTCCGTGCCTCTTTTAATTATTGA
- the LOC128430690 gene encoding cytochrome P450 3A56 — MLSEFSVNRNHHNLDELDRVMGFLPFFSLETWILLITSICLFVLYGYSSYGVFEKMGIPGPKPRLFMGTVGRYNKVPYLDDVECAKKYGRVWGMYEFKRPMLAVMDPDMLKTILVKECFTYFINRRIFPSIGELYDTLFFSMGDDWRRIRNTLSPTFSSGRLKEMFSIVRHHSRKMADRLRLKVDNDEVIELKSVFAPYSLDAIASCAFSVDVDSINNPSSPIFIHSSKLFRLSILLFICHGFFPFLVPLLELFGLSIFNKTSSSYLRAAVEKIRAERDGQDSRDILQQMIDSQTVSESRREKQNKGLNDHEISSQGILFLNAGLETSNSALSFLAYNLAQNPEAMKHLQKEIDETFPNKGQVQYEALMQMEYLECVINESLRLYPPGARLEREAKETIKINGIIIPKGMLVTIPVYALHRDPELWPEPEEFKPDRFSKENKQNINPYAFLPFGLGPRNCVGMRFAKIIVKLALVEILQNYSFSVCEETEIPLQMDPQGLLGPLKPIKLKLVPRSDSYEHVDMCN; from the exons ATGCTGTCAGAGTTCAGTGTAAACCGAAATCACCACAACCTGGACGAGCTGGACAGAGTCATGGGCTTTCTTCCCTTCTTCTCTTTAGAAACATGGATTCTACTGATCACGTCCATCTGCTTGTTTGTCTT GTACGGCTACTCGAGTTATGGAGTGTTTGAGAAGATGGGGATCCCTGGTCCCAAACCAAGGTTGTTCATGGGCACAGTTGGCCGGTATAACAAA GTTCCTTACTTAGATGATGTCGAGTGTGCTAAGAAGTATGGGAGAGTGTGGGG CATGTATGAGTTCAAGAGGCCCATGTTGGCTGTGATGGATCCTGACATGTTGAAAACCATCCTGGTGAAGGAGTGCTTCACCTACTTTATCAACCGGAGG ATCTTCCCGTCGATCGGAGAACTGTACGacactcttttcttttctatggGCGATGACTGGAGACGGATTCGTAACACCCTGTCCCCCACGTTCTCCTCTGGGCGTTTGAAAGAG ATGTTTAGCATCGTGAGACATCATTCCCGCAAAATGGCGGACAGGCTGCGGCTCAAGGTGGACAATGATGAAGTTATTGAATTAAAGAG cgtCTTTGCCCCCTACAGTCTGGATGCGATCGCGAGTTGTGCGTTCAGCGTGGACGTGGACTCCATCAACAACCCCTCGAGTCCCATCTTCATCCACAGCTCAAAGCTGTTTAGACTTTCCATCCTCCTTTTCATATGCCATG GATTCTTCCCCTTCCTTGTTCCTCTCTTGGAGCTGTTCGGTTTGTCTATATTCAACAAGACGTCCTCATCTTACTTGAGAGCGGCTGTGGAGAAGATCCGAGCAGAGCGCGATGGCCAG GATTCACGAGACATCCTTCAGCAGATGATCGACTCACAGACAGTCAGTGAATCCAGAAGAGAGAAGCAGAATAAGG GTCTCAATGATCATGAGATTAGTTCTCAGGGTATATTGTTCTTGAATGCTGGTTTGGAGACAAGCAACTCTGCTCTCAGCTTCTTGGCCTACAATCTGGCCCAAAACCCCGAGGCCATGAAACATCTGCAGAAGGAGATCGACGAGACGTTCCCAAACAAG ggtcAGGTCCAGTATGAAGCCCTGATGCAGATGGAGTACTTAGAGTGTGTGATCAACGAGAGTCTGAG GCTCTACCCTCCGGGCGCACGTCTCGAGCGAGAGGCCAAAGAAACGATCAAGATCAATGGAATCATAATCCCGAAGGGCATGCTAGTTACGATCCCCGTCTACGCTCTGCACCGCGACCCCGAGCTGTGGCCCGAGCCCGAGGAGTTCAAACCTGACAG GTTTAGCAAAGAGAACAAGCAGAACATCAACCCATACGCTTTCCTGCCATTCGGCCTCGGGCCTCGGAACTGCGTGGGCATGCGGTTTGCTAAGATCATAGTTAAACTGGCTTTGGTGGAAATTTTGCAGAACTACAGCTTCTCAGTCTGCGAGGAGACAGAG ATCCCCTTGCAGATGGATCCTCAAGGCCTCCTTGGACCATTAAAACCAATTAAACTGAAGCTGGTGCCACGTTCCGACTCCTACGAACATGTGGACATGTGCAACTAG